From Oncorhynchus mykiss isolate Arlee chromosome 6, USDA_OmykA_1.1, whole genome shotgun sequence, the proteins below share one genomic window:
- the LOC110526296 gene encoding E3 ubiquitin-protein ligase RNF166 isoform X2 produces MMAMFRSFVSATHQLRQHQQNGAAAAATGESLESQFSCPICLEVYHKPVTIGSCAHTFCGECLQPCLQVTSPLCPLCRMPFDPKKVDKSSSVEKQLSNYKAPCRGCSKKVSLVKMRSHISSCAKVQEQMANCPKFVPVVPTSQPIPSNIPNRSTFSCPFCGARNLDQQELVKHCMENHRNDPNKVVCPVCSAMPWGDPSYKSSNFLQHLLHRHKFSYDTFVDYSIDEEAALQAALALSMAEN; encoded by the exons ATGATGGCGATGTTTCGCAGTTTTGTGTCGGCTACTCATCAGCTCAGGCAGCACCAACAAAACGGGGCAGCTGCGGCTGCCACTGGCGAGAGCCTCGAGAGCCAGTTCTCCTGCCCAATTTGCCTGGAGGTGTATCATAAACCTGTCACCATTGGAAGCTGTGCCCACAC gttctgTGGGGAGTGTCTGCAGCCCTGTCTCCAGGTCACCTCTCCCCTCTGCCCTCTGTGCCGCATGCCTTTTGACCCAAAGAAGGTGGACAAGTCCTCCAGTGTGGAGAAACAGCTGTCCAACTACAAGGCCCCCTGTCGGGGCTGCAGTAAGAAG GTGTCTCTGGTCAAAATGAGGTCACACATCTCCTCTTGCGCGAAGGTCCAGGAGCAGATGGCCAACTGCCCAAAGTTTGTGCCTGTGGTCCCCACTTCACAGCCCATTCCCAG CAATATTCCAAACCGTTCCACCTTTTCATGCCCATTCTGTGGAGCCCGCAATCTAGATCAACAGGAGCTGGTCAAACACTGTATGGAGAACCACCGCAACGATCCCAACAAAGTG GTGTGTCCTGTATGTTCAGCCATGCCTTGGGGGGACCCCAGCTACAAGAGCTCCAACTTCCTCCAGCACCTCCTCCACCGGCACAAGTTCTCCTACGACACGTTTGTG GACTACAGTATCGATGAAGAGGCGGCACTACAGGCAGCCCTGGCTCTCTCCATGGCAGAGAACTGA
- the LOC110526296 gene encoding E3 ubiquitin-protein ligase RNF166 isoform X1 yields the protein MMAMFRSFVSATHQLRQHQQNGAAAAATGESLESQFSCPICLEVYHKPVTIGSCAHTFCGECLQPCLQVTSPLCPLCRMPFDPKKVDKSSSVEKQLSNYKAPCRGCSKKVSLVKMRSHISSCAKVQEQMANCPKFVPVVPTSQPIPSNIPNRSTFSCPFCGARNLDQQELVKHCMENHRNDPNKVVCPVCSAMPWGDPSYKSSNFLQHLLHRHKFSYDTFVDYSIDEESSLQAAMALSCQIKC from the exons ATGATGGCGATGTTTCGCAGTTTTGTGTCGGCTACTCATCAGCTCAGGCAGCACCAACAAAACGGGGCAGCTGCGGCTGCCACTGGCGAGAGCCTCGAGAGCCAGTTCTCCTGCCCAATTTGCCTGGAGGTGTATCATAAACCTGTCACCATTGGAAGCTGTGCCCACAC gttctgTGGGGAGTGTCTGCAGCCCTGTCTCCAGGTCACCTCTCCCCTCTGCCCTCTGTGCCGCATGCCTTTTGACCCAAAGAAGGTGGACAAGTCCTCCAGTGTGGAGAAACAGCTGTCCAACTACAAGGCCCCCTGTCGGGGCTGCAGTAAGAAG GTGTCTCTGGTCAAAATGAGGTCACACATCTCCTCTTGCGCGAAGGTCCAGGAGCAGATGGCCAACTGCCCAAAGTTTGTGCCTGTGGTCCCCACTTCACAGCCCATTCCCAG CAATATTCCAAACCGTTCCACCTTTTCATGCCCATTCTGTGGAGCCCGCAATCTAGATCAACAGGAGCTGGTCAAACACTGTATGGAGAACCACCGCAACGATCCCAACAAAGTG GTGTGTCCTGTATGTTCAGCCATGCCTTGGGGGGACCCCAGCTACAAGAGCTCCAACTTCCTCCAGCACCTCCTCCACCGGCACAAGTTCTCCTACGACACGTTTGTG GACTACAGCATTGACGAGGAGTCATCACTGCAGGCAGCCATGGCCCTGtcctgtcaaatcaaatgttaa
- the LOC110526295 gene encoding cytoplasmic tRNA 2-thiolation protein 2: protein MCQVDEEYNGQLEHRVTPRVSKKCVKCKENTAVLIIRAGDAFCRGCFKEYFIHKFRAMLGKNRVIFPGEKVLLAVSGGPASSSMLSQVQEGLSRDAPKKLRFVPGIIYIDEGGASGQSMEERERAVAQLESVFRATNYHYHIVHLEQVLSLPSSVLEAGSSATEKPQTGSSYKAAVDQFIQTKKNQHPDFSVENAQSHLSSLSMQKVENGVTSPITPEHTQALQRLFASVRTLTAKEDLLYTLRQHLILHTARTQGYTKVMMGDSCSRLAIKLLSNISLGRGASLATDTGFSDPRYGDVVIVRPMRDYSSKEIAYYNRMFDIPSVFIPGLDTKAQDKASIQHLTESFVTKLQTDFPSTVSTIYRTSEKLHTACPPQNTNTQPFAKCLLCVCALDTKLEEFSAYQATLISEQLSQRRGPGPGFTRGTEAAPGLPPVSSASQGQCCSSGGGQHQGCMTGEGGCCSSAKEPETVDLKSLLCYSCRLTIKDMTAEDALPQYILSEAERRKRRSQMREEISEFLLDEEEDEAIPRVNGSL, encoded by the exons ATGTGTCAGGTCGATGAGGAATACAATGGACAGCTAGAACACAGAGTGACCCCACG TGTCTCCAAGAAGTGTGTCAAATGCAAAGAAAATACAGCGGTATTGATCATCCGAGCTGGAGATGCATTTTGCAG GGGCTGCTTCAAGGAGTACTTCATCCACAAGTTCCGGGCCATGCTGGGAAAGAACCGGGTCATTTTCCCAGGAGAGAAG GTTCTTCTTGCAGTGTCTGGAGGGCCAGCCTCTAGCTCCATGCTGTCACAGGTTCAAGAG GGTTTGAGTCGAGACGCACCCAAGAAGTTGAGATTTGTCCCTGGAATTATCTACATAGATG AGGGCGGTGCCAGTGGTCAGAGCATGGAAGAGCGGGAGAGGGCAGTGGCTCAACTGGAGTCAGTTTTCAGAGCCACTAATTACCATTACCACATAGTCCACCTGGAACAG GTACTCAGTCTCCCcagctcagtgctagaggcaggATCATCGGCAACAGAAAAACCACAGACTGGGTCGAGTTATAAAGCTGCTGTGGACCAATTCATCCAGACCAAGAAGAACCAGCATCCAGACTTCTCTGTGGAGAATGCCCAGAGTCACCTGTCCAGTCTGAGCATGCAGAAGGTCGAGAATGGAGTAACCAGCCCCATCACCCCTGAACACACCCAAGCCCTTCAGAGACTGTTTGCCTCTGTGAGGACGCTGACAGCCAAAGAGGATTTGCTATATACACTGAG GCAGCACCTGATTCTCCACACAGCGAGGACACAGGGCTACACCAAGGTGATGATGGGGGACAGCTGCTCCCGTCTGGCCATCAAACTGCTCAGCAACATCTCTCTGGGGCGAGGGGCATCGCTGGCAACCGACACG GGCTTCTCAGATCCTCGCTACGGAGACGTGGTCATTGTCAGACCCATGAGGGACTATTCCTCTAAAGAAATAGCATATTACAACAGAATGTTTGACATCCCCTCTGTCTTTATCCCTGGCCTGGACACTAAG GCACAAGACAAGGCCAGCATCCAGCACCTGACAGAGAGCTTTGTCACCAAACTCCAAACTGACTTCCCCTCTACTGTCAGCACAATCTACAG GACCAGTGAGAAGCTCCACACAGCATGTCCCCCTCAGAACACCAACACACAACCCTTTGCTAAGTGCCTACTCTGTGTGTGCGCCTTGGACACTAAACTAG AGGAGTTCTCTGCCTACCAGGCTACACTGATCTCAGAGCAGCTGTCTCAGAGGCGGGGCCCAGGCCCTGGGTTCACCCGTGGTACAGAAGCAGCTCCAGGGCTGCCTCCAGTCTCCTCAGCAAGCCAGGGCCAGTGCTGCTCCTCTGGAGGGGGCCAGCATCAGGGCTGTATGACTGGAGAGGGGGGCTGCTGCTCCTCTGCTAA GGAGCCAGAGACGGTGGATCTTAAAAGCCTGTTGTGTTACAGTTGTAGACTGACCATCAAAGACATG ACAGCAGAAGATGCCCTTCCCCAGTATATACTGTCAGAGgctgagagaaggaagagaag GTctcagatgagggaggagatcAGTGAGTTCCTGCtagatgaggaagaggatgaagccATCCCGAGGGTCAATGGGTCCTTGTGA
- the LOC110526293 gene encoding zinc finger protein SNAI2-like, whose amino-acid sequence MIKMPRSFLVKKHLTNKKPNYGILDSKSDALHTSLVYLEVPCYIPSTPQPLEGWLPGPSLIPTPASMHSPKVDRLPSRDTSLSLHSSTQEITYPLSVSHNNPLRDSQSGFKSLGTMEPQTFMLSQDFRQPEERGSMPNPLLGLVHSSVSQERFECFDCHKAYFTFSGLAKHRQLHCEWQCHKYFCCRYCDKEYVSLGALKMHIRTHTLPCVCKLCGKAFSRPWLLQGHIRTHTGEKPFSCPHCSRAFADRSNLRAHLQTHSDIKKYQCKSCSKTFSRISLLCKHEEAGCSPLS is encoded by the exons ATGATAAAGATGCCACGGTCTTTTCTGGTGAAGAAACATCTCACTAATAAGAAGCCAAACTATGGAATTCTGGATTCAAAATCAGACG CTCTCCACACCAGCCTGGTCTATCTTGAGGTACCCTGTTACATCCCCAGCACTCCTCAGCCCCTGGAGGGTTGGCTGCCAGGGCCAAGTCTCATCCCCACACCAGCCTCCATGCACTCTCCCAAGGTAGACAGGCTGCCTTCAAGGGACACCAGCTTGTCCCTGCATAGCTCAACACAGGAAATCACCTACCCCCTGTCAGTGTCTCACAACAATCCGCTAAGAGACTCACAGTCCGGATTTAAGTCCCTGGGAACCATGGAACCCCAGACCTTCATGCTCTCACAGGACTTCAGACAACCGGAGGAGAGGGGCAGCATGCCTAATCCCCTCCTGGGCCTTGTTCACTCTAGTGTTAGTCAGGAGCGCTTTGAATGCTTTGACTGTCACAAAGCCTACTTCACCTTCTCTGGGCTGGCTAAGCACAGGCAGTTGCACTGTGAGTGGCAGTGTCACAAGTACTTCTGCTGCAGGTACTGTGACAAGGAGTACGTGAGTCTGGGAGCTCTGAAGATGCACATccgaacacacacactgccctgcgTCTGCAAGCTCTGTGGGAAGGCCTTCTCCAGGCCTTGGCTGCTCCAGGGACACATTCGCACACATACAG GTGAGAAGCCCTTCTCCTGCCCACACTGCAGCCGGGCGTTTGCTGACCGCTCCAACCTCCGAGCACACCTACAGACACACTCTGACATCAAGAAATACCAGTGCAAGAGTTGCTCCAAAACCTTCTCCAGGATATCTCTGCTCTGCAAGCATGAAGAGGCTGGCTGCTCCCCACTGTCCTGA